In Pseudoalteromonas sp. NC201, a single window of DNA contains:
- a CDS encoding efflux RND transporter periplasmic adaptor subunit, whose product MQAKTLKWILPFTVLIVGVVGFMFVNAVAKSEPEKQEVDSRPVVEVETLAAQDHQVVIQSYGEVKPLESTQLSIQVSGEVEYWHPNFVEGGVVQKGEVLLRIEQDNYEAALLQAEAELARAQAQLIEEQAQADVAADEARRFPNKKHTDLFLRKPQVMSAKASVKSAKAALQRAKRDLENCEVIAPYNALVVKKDVGLGQFVSMGSSVGTVNNIETAEVVIPIAGFDSVFLPERVSGLAATVYQRGVNAFTREAEIDRDLGTVDQQTRMNNLVVRINDPYGLTTRQPAIKYGTYVQVSFAGKTLKQIYRLPQDIVNNQSVWLLNQDNQLEPRKVQVIREEGEFFLIGDGITSRDKVVMTPPEYPQKGMEVKVAGTDSSSKPSSQPEKL is encoded by the coding sequence ATGCAAGCTAAAACTTTAAAATGGATTCTACCCTTTACCGTGCTTATAGTGGGTGTTGTCGGATTTATGTTCGTCAATGCCGTTGCTAAGAGTGAACCTGAGAAGCAAGAAGTCGATTCTCGTCCTGTTGTTGAAGTTGAAACACTCGCTGCGCAAGATCACCAAGTTGTGATCCAAAGCTATGGCGAAGTAAAACCGCTAGAAAGTACACAACTTTCTATTCAAGTATCGGGCGAAGTTGAATACTGGCACCCTAACTTTGTTGAAGGCGGTGTGGTACAAAAAGGCGAAGTGTTACTGCGTATTGAGCAAGATAACTACGAAGCCGCGTTACTACAAGCAGAAGCAGAACTTGCCAGAGCTCAGGCGCAGCTTATCGAAGAGCAAGCACAAGCTGATGTAGCTGCTGATGAAGCAAGAAGATTTCCAAATAAAAAGCATACCGACCTATTTTTACGTAAACCGCAGGTCATGAGTGCCAAAGCCTCTGTAAAATCGGCAAAAGCTGCACTGCAGCGTGCAAAGCGAGACCTAGAAAACTGCGAAGTTATCGCGCCTTATAACGCACTAGTGGTGAAAAAAGACGTTGGTCTTGGCCAGTTCGTTTCTATGGGGAGTTCAGTTGGTACGGTCAATAACATCGAAACGGCGGAAGTGGTTATTCCTATCGCGGGTTTTGATTCTGTGTTCTTACCTGAGCGAGTGTCAGGGCTTGCCGCTACGGTTTATCAGCGTGGTGTGAATGCCTTCACTCGTGAAGCTGAGATTGATAGAGATTTAGGTACTGTTGACCAACAAACGCGTATGAACAACCTGGTGGTACGTATCAATGACCCGTATGGTCTCACAACGCGCCAGCCAGCGATAAAATATGGCACGTATGTACAAGTTAGCTTTGCGGGTAAAACATTAAAACAAATCTATCGTCTACCACAAGATATCGTGAATAATCAGTCGGTTTGGTTACTTAATCAAGATAACCAGCTTGAGCCACGAAAAGTGCAAGTTATCCGCGAAGAGGGTGAGTTCTTCTTAATCGGCGATGGCATCACAAGTCGCGATAAAGTGGTCATGACACCACCTGAATATCCACAAAAAGGCATGGAAGTTAAAGTTGCTGGCACGGACTCCTCATCAAAGCCTAGTAGTCAGCCGGAAAAGCTGTAA